One Fusobacterium ulcerans DNA segment encodes these proteins:
- a CDS encoding AAA family ATPase, with protein MREELMLALEQFSQERGMSYSKIAKAMGIGASTLSEIRSGKYNGETETIYTKIRAFLNRHEEKMKRINFIADTDVKKKIYYSIDLIKKYVSSNVREELLESAKIAYIIGRAGIGKTKALQEYAKDYEAKIVFITAENSDTISTIVRKIALRLKLATTGHTATIRENIKNKLLFTETIIIIDEGENLPPKVIDAVRSIADQTGVGLVVAGTEHLKHKLMTQTGAYEYLYSRAVIWMQLQDLSLKDVSLITRTFLGSDEILYEEKKLTVMIEYINKIVRGSARQLNNLLSMATVIANYPDNLEKTKGLLTLDYIKAAVTMMAVA; from the coding sequence ATGAGAGAAGAATTGATGCTTGCTTTAGAGCAATTCTCGCAAGAGCGAGGAATGAGTTATTCTAAAATAGCGAAAGCTATGGGAATAGGAGCTAGTACATTAAGTGAAATTAGATCTGGAAAATATAATGGAGAAACTGAAACAATCTATACAAAAATAAGGGCTTTCTTAAATAGACATGAAGAGAAAATGAAAAGAATTAACTTTATAGCAGATACAGATGTAAAAAAGAAAATTTATTATAGTATAGATCTAATAAAAAAATATGTGAGTAGTAATGTAAGAGAGGAACTTTTAGAAAGTGCAAAAATAGCCTATATAATAGGAAGAGCAGGTATAGGAAAGACAAAAGCATTACAAGAATATGCAAAAGATTATGAAGCAAAAATAGTATTTATAACAGCAGAAAACAGTGATACTATAAGCACCATAGTAAGAAAAATAGCACTTAGATTAAAACTTGCTACAACAGGACATACAGCTACTATCAGAGAAAATATTAAAAATAAACTTTTATTTACAGAGACAATAATAATAATTGATGAAGGGGAAAACCTTCCACCAAAGGTAATAGATGCAGTAAGAAGTATTGCGGACCAAACAGGAGTGGGCTTAGTTGTAGCAGGAACAGAACATTTGAAACATAAATTAATGACACAGACAGGAGCTTATGAATACTTGTATAGTAGAGCAGTAATTTGGATGCAATTACAAGATTTGAGTTTAAAAGATGTAAGCTTGATAACAAGAACCTTTTTAGGAAGTGATGAAATATTATATGAAGAAAAAAAACTTACTGTAATGATTGAATACATTAATAAGATAGTAAGAGGGAGTGCCAGACAGCTTAATAACCTGCTTAGTATGGCAACAGTAATAGCTAATTATCCAGATAACTTAGAGAAGACGAAAGGATTATTAACACTAGATTATATTAAAGCAGCAGTTACAATGATGGCGGTTGCATAG
- a CDS encoding sigma-70 family RNA polymerase sigma factor translates to MKTRNMYREYPAITEVEVQELLPLAQEGDIEARNKIIVGYLRYITHLNNRYGNGSEDCFQSAIFGVIEGIRNYKNNGIKFSTYCYFWIKQRINRTRDKENYDGNTSFIERRKKYEKLIKNDPLLPKKEVLKKLQISESTLRGIERSTYAKISLQNKRSWEFLGTDAGTVAIEQIVNREYLEQLIKKYCTKREATIIKLLYFEEYTEQELAKIYNITASGVHFIKNSGINKIKKKVKNESKYNRR, encoded by the coding sequence ATGAAGACTAGAAACATGTATAGAGAGTATCCAGCAATAACAGAGGTAGAAGTGCAAGAGCTTCTGCCTCTTGCACAAGAAGGTGACATAGAAGCCAGAAACAAAATTATAGTGGGTTATTTAAGGTATATAACACACTTAAACAATAGATATGGCAATGGAAGTGAAGACTGTTTCCAATCTGCTATATTTGGAGTGATTGAAGGGATAAGAAACTATAAAAACAACGGAATAAAATTTTCTACTTACTGTTACTTTTGGATAAAACAGAGAATAAACAGAACTAGAGATAAAGAAAACTATGATGGAAATACTTCTTTTATAGAGAGAAGAAAGAAGTATGAAAAACTTATAAAAAATGATCCTTTACTTCCAAAGAAAGAAGTTTTAAAAAAATTACAGATCTCTGAAAGCACTTTAAGAGGCATAGAGAGGTCAACGTATGCAAAAATAAGCTTGCAAAATAAGAGAAGTTGGGAATTTCTAGGTACAGATGCAGGAACAGTAGCAATAGAACAAATTGTCAATAGAGAATACCTAGAGCAGTTAATAAAAAAATATTGTACCAAAAGAGAGGCAACAATAATAAAGTTGCTCTATTTTGAAGAATATACAGAACAAGAGTTAGCAAAAATATATAATATAACTGCTAGTGGAGTACATTTTATAAAAAATAGTGGAATAAATAAAATTAAAAAGAAGGTAAAAAATGAGAGTAAATATAACAGAAGATGA
- a CDS encoding phage protein GemA/Gp16 family protein: MTYEKVDRNKIALIHAAKAEIKMTEDNYRTVLKSRFNVTTSKDLTIPQFKALMETFEKLGYKSKYLTRKQLSNILNKAKIYWGKDFNKELKAFIKKQTGQEKQLGRLLVKEAQDVINGLDKMIDWKNKGKKTW, translated from the coding sequence ATGACCTATGAAAAGGTGGATCGAAATAAAATTGCTCTAATACATGCAGCTAAAGCAGAGATAAAGATGACAGAGGATAACTACAGAACAGTTCTGAAAAGTAGATTTAATGTAACAACAAGTAAAGATTTAACAATACCACAATTTAAAGCATTAATGGAAACATTTGAAAAGCTAGGATATAAAAGCAAGTATTTAACTAGAAAACAGTTAAGTAATATTCTTAATAAAGCAAAAATTTATTGGGGTAAGGACTTTAACAAGGAATTGAAAGCTTTTATAAAGAAACAGACAGGGCAGGAGAAACAGCTAGGAAGATTATTAGTTAAAGAGGCACAAGATGTAATAAATGGTTTAGATAAAATGATTGATTGGAAAAATAAGGGGAAGAAAACATGGTAA
- a CDS encoding Mu transposase C-terminal domain-containing protein, producing the protein MNYTVKDLEQKLNKSRYQVMRMAKEYNWQVVKVAENGTTKNYYLASDVEKSLGISTETKENATRTLTVIKKEAVAVDELPEWNQRVAWARYMLCLKLDEAYEERGELKEVIIKEFVNRAFEDYPEQMKVLKRISVPTLRRWFMSYSKSPSDPLALCSKHGTNKGLRNVNKEVLEDVKSLYLSKNKPKMTYVYERIVLKHGTEAISYGTLRNYIKYDLNSIEKDRGRMGKKEFRDMHDFYIERDYSTLEVNEMWVSDGHDLEMSCFHPYEKTSRGERKVATPKLVIWMDMRSRMITGWTLSWGETAESIAIALKNGIEHYGKPKQVYTDNGKAYRGKVLKGTKSTDDGLDGIYAALGIKARHAIVRNAQAKPIERWFLDFKESFTKNSLTYKGGHILERKEDLKDILKDKILKGKILEYEELKEYISEWVKYKNHMYYAIRRMAKKKAHRGDSMNNMTPLEVFNTLPINKRKMLTAEQLRLLFLYEDIKTIQQNGVTYLGNTYRNEHLFFHLKEQVKIKYDPHNLEYIYVYLSSGEFLCKADKINKSGFGTVEEMKEHKRLVKKVKKLENNLIDARNQKREVDGMIEFSFERREKLEKEEIKPLVFKEEKKKKEKKSIKIADGMEIIIDD; encoded by the coding sequence ATGAACTACACTGTAAAAGATTTAGAACAAAAATTGAATAAGAGCAGATACCAAGTAATGCGTATGGCAAAAGAATATAACTGGCAGGTAGTGAAAGTTGCTGAAAATGGAACAACAAAAAATTATTATCTAGCATCTGATGTAGAAAAGTCTTTAGGTATATCTACAGAAACTAAAGAGAATGCTACTAGAACTTTAACAGTGATAAAAAAGGAAGCTGTAGCTGTAGATGAATTGCCAGAGTGGAACCAGCGTGTAGCATGGGCGAGATATATGCTTTGTTTAAAGCTAGATGAGGCTTATGAGGAAAGAGGGGAACTTAAGGAAGTAATAATTAAAGAATTTGTAAATAGAGCCTTTGAAGATTACCCAGAACAAATGAAAGTCTTAAAAAGAATATCTGTACCAACACTTCGTAGATGGTTTATGTCTTATTCAAAATCTCCTAGTGATCCTTTGGCTCTCTGCTCCAAGCATGGAACAAATAAAGGATTAAGAAATGTAAATAAAGAAGTTCTGGAAGATGTAAAAAGTCTATATTTAAGTAAAAATAAGCCCAAAATGACATATGTATATGAAAGAATAGTATTGAAGCATGGAACAGAAGCAATAAGCTATGGTACTTTAAGAAATTATATAAAATATGATTTGAACTCTATTGAAAAAGATAGAGGAAGAATGGGCAAAAAAGAATTTAGAGATATGCACGATTTTTATATAGAAAGAGACTACAGTACTCTTGAGGTAAATGAAATGTGGGTATCTGATGGGCATGATCTAGAAATGTCTTGCTTCCATCCTTATGAGAAAACATCAAGAGGAGAAAGAAAAGTTGCAACTCCTAAACTTGTTATCTGGATGGATATGAGGAGTAGGATGATAACAGGGTGGACATTAAGTTGGGGAGAAACAGCAGAGAGCATAGCAATAGCTTTGAAAAATGGTATAGAGCATTATGGAAAGCCAAAACAGGTATATACAGACAATGGAAAGGCTTATAGAGGTAAAGTATTAAAAGGTACTAAAAGTACTGATGATGGATTAGATGGTATATATGCAGCTCTAGGAATAAAAGCAAGACATGCTATTGTTAGAAATGCACAGGCAAAGCCAATAGAAAGATGGTTTTTAGATTTTAAAGAAAGCTTTACCAAAAATAGTCTTACATATAAAGGGGGACATATTTTAGAAAGAAAAGAAGATTTAAAAGATATTTTGAAAGATAAAATCTTAAAGGGAAAAATACTGGAATATGAGGAACTGAAAGAGTATATAAGCGAATGGGTAAAGTATAAAAACCATATGTATTATGCAATAAGGAGAATGGCAAAGAAAAAAGCACATAGAGGAGATAGTATGAATAATATGACACCTTTAGAAGTTTTTAATACATTGCCAATAAATAAAAGAAAAATGCTTACAGCAGAACAATTAAGATTGTTATTCCTATATGAAGATATAAAAACAATTCAACAAAATGGGGTAACATACTTAGGGAACACATATAGAAATGAACATTTATTTTTTCATCTGAAAGAACAAGTTAAAATCAAATATGATCCACACAATTTAGAATACATTTATGTATATTTGAGCAGTGGAGAGTTTTTATGTAAAGCAGATAAAATAAATAAATCTGGATTCGGCACAGTAGAAGAAATGAAAGAACATAAAAGATTGGTTAAAAAAGTTAAAAAACTTGAAAACAACCTTATTGATGCTAGAAATCAAAAGAGAGAAGTGGATGGGATGATTGAGTTTTCTTTTGAAAGAAGGGAAAAACTTGAAAAGGAAGAGATAAAGCCACTTGTATTTAAAGAAGAGAAAAAGAAGAAAGAAAAAAAGAGCATAAAAATAGCAGATGGAATGGAAATTATAATAGATGATTAG
- a CDS encoding DNA adenine methylase: MSRIKVPFPYMGSKGRFYKEIKKIFEENKKEDFIDLFAGAMEVPVNLKEEFPELNVETNVKDSKIEAFVKHKDVKRLYERALTHICGKIDFKSARILYDKDRKKFDKINIKFKSIFQNVCPCCGKKIDNNVENKEFSEDEKEILKALMGFGGKGESLSNTFYSIAKAEKFKGYIEGIKKIKVHFKEFDETWEYKDSFIFLDPPYIQKTKLDKEQNFVGYGYAGDGGKEWGLEDDDRLIKFIENNLNKNNVFLIFGSAENNLKKLIEKNFKNAEFSEKTYKFQTFGKLTDRLEWFCLLK, encoded by the coding sequence ATGAGCAGAATCAAAGTTCCATTCCCATATATGGGAAGCAAAGGAAGATTTTACAAAGAAATAAAGAAAATTTTTGAAGAAAATAAAAAAGAGGACTTCATAGATCTATTTGCTGGAGCTATGGAAGTACCAGTAAATTTAAAGGAAGAATTCCCAGAGTTAAATGTAGAAACAAATGTCAAAGATAGTAAAATAGAGGCTTTTGTAAAACACAAGGATGTTAAAAGATTGTACGAAAGGGCATTGACACATATATGTGGCAAGATAGATTTTAAAAGTGCAAGGATCTTATATGACAAAGATAGAAAAAAATTTGATAAAATAAACATTAAATTTAAAAGTATATTCCAGAATGTTTGCCCTTGTTGTGGTAAAAAGATAGATAACAATGTAGAAAATAAAGAATTTTCTGAAGATGAAAAGGAAATTCTAAAAGCATTAATGGGGTTTGGTGGAAAAGGGGAAAGTCTTTCCAATACTTTCTATAGCATAGCAAAGGCAGAGAAATTTAAGGGGTACATTGAAGGAATTAAAAAAATAAAGGTACACTTTAAAGAATTTGATGAAACTTGGGAATATAAAGATAGCTTTATATTTTTAGATCCTCCATATATCCAAAAGACAAAACTAGATAAAGAACAAAATTTTGTTGGGTATGGATATGCAGGAGACGGAGGAAAAGAGTGGGGATTAGAAGATGATGATAGACTAATAAAGTTTATAGAAAATAATCTAAATAAAAATAATGTATTCCTAATATTTGGAAGTGCAGAAAATAATCTTAAAAAACTTATAGAGAAAAATTTTAAAAATGCAGAATTTTCAGAGAAAACTTATAAATTCCAAACTTTTGGAAAATTAACAGACAGATTAGAATGGTTTTGTTTGTTAAAATAA
- a CDS encoding DUF3164 family protein, translating to MVDITKMTPEEKKAMLIALQAEEDGEKKKRNEYKELVKETVTRNFQEVKKISKALSCLKKTVFEDFITILNMKAELYGIRENQQSHTFSTDEGLTIIIGHRIIDTFDDTVHTGIAKVREYIQGVASGEKKEVEMMLDLLLKKDKNGNMKANRVLELKKIAEKVNDYDFLDGVKIIEAAYKPAKSSTFIEAYYKDEHGKKVAIPLSISSVDMESD from the coding sequence ATGGTAGATATTACAAAAATGACACCAGAAGAGAAAAAAGCAATGTTAATAGCATTACAGGCAGAAGAAGATGGAGAAAAAAAGAAAAGAAATGAATATAAAGAATTGGTAAAAGAAACTGTTACTAGAAATTTTCAAGAAGTTAAAAAAATATCTAAAGCCCTTTCATGCTTAAAAAAAACAGTCTTTGAAGACTTTATAACAATACTTAATATGAAAGCAGAGTTATATGGAATTAGAGAAAATCAACAAAGTCACACTTTTTCTACAGATGAAGGTTTAACAATAATAATAGGGCATAGAATTATTGATACCTTCGATGACACTGTACATACTGGAATTGCTAAAGTGAGAGAGTATATACAAGGAGTTGCCTCTGGAGAGAAAAAAGAAGTAGAAATGATGTTGGATCTGCTTCTTAAAAAAGATAAAAATGGAAACATGAAGGCTAATAGAGTGCTTGAATTAAAGAAAATAGCTGAAAAAGTGAATGATTATGATTTTCTTGATGGAGTAAAAATCATAGAAGCAGCTTATAAACCTGCTAAAAGCTCTACTTTTATTGAAGCTTATTATAAAGACGAACATGGGAAAAAGGTAGCTATTCCACTTTCTATTTCTAGTGTAGATATGGAGAGTGATTAA
- a CDS encoding prohibitin family protein, with translation MKKRLIRAGIVAGVVLTFISLLMSCYSVKTGEVAIISNWGKISRIDTEGLNFKIPIVQAKKTMVVRDQIYDFNQMSVSTKDMQSIILDLTVQSSISDPEKLYRRFRGLHETNFIIPRTKEVVQASISKYTIEEFVSKRQELSRMIFQDLKDDFEEYGLAVSNVSIVNHDFSMEYEKAIEAKKVAEQTVERSRFEQEKFRVEAENKVKLAEYQLKEKELQAKANQVEAESLSPLLLKKLTIEKWDGKLPQVNGAGSNTLIDINTK, from the coding sequence ATGAAAAAAAGATTGATAAGAGCAGGAATAGTAGCAGGAGTGGTATTGACATTTATAAGTTTATTAATGTCTTGTTATAGTGTAAAAACAGGAGAAGTAGCCATTATTTCTAACTGGGGTAAAATTTCAAGGATTGACACTGAAGGGTTGAATTTTAAAATTCCAATTGTACAAGCTAAAAAAACAATGGTAGTAAGAGATCAAATATATGATTTTAATCAAATGTCTGTGAGTACTAAAGATATGCAGTCAATTATACTTGATCTAACAGTTCAGAGTTCAATAAGTGATCCAGAGAAATTATATAGAAGATTTAGGGGTTTACATGAAACAAATTTCATAATTCCAAGAACAAAAGAAGTAGTTCAAGCATCTATTAGTAAATACACTATTGAAGAATTTGTTTCTAAAAGACAAGAATTAAGTAGAATGATCTTTCAAGATTTGAAAGATGACTTTGAAGAGTATGGCTTGGCAGTATCAAATGTGTCCATAGTAAACCACGATTTTTCAATGGAATATGAAAAAGCAATAGAGGCAAAAAAGGTAGCAGAACAAACAGTAGAAAGAAGCAGGTTTGAACAAGAAAAATTTAGAGTAGAGGCAGAAAATAAAGTTAAATTAGCAGAATATCAATTAAAAGAAAAAGAACTTCAAGCAAAAGCTAACCAAGTGGAAGCCGAATCATTGTCACCATTATTATTAAAAAAATTAACTATTGAAAAATGGGATGGAAAGCTTCCACAAGTAAATGGAGCAGGAAGCAATACCCTTATAGATATAAATACAAAGTAG